One genomic region from Salinicola endophyticus encodes:
- a CDS encoding exodeoxyribonuclease VII small subunit, with product MSDKMAEQDVPQDFATTLTQLERLVAQLESGELTLEASLAAFERGIRLTRDAQSRLDGAELKVQALLEQADGTLQSVPFETTGEPPNEP from the coding sequence ATGTCTGACAAGATGGCCGAACAGGACGTTCCCCAGGACTTCGCCACCACGCTGACTCAACTGGAGCGGCTGGTGGCGCAGCTCGAATCCGGCGAACTGACGCTGGAAGCCTCACTGGCCGCCTTCGAGCGCGGCATCCGTCTGACCCGCGACGCCCAGAGCCGCCTCGATGGCGCCGAGCTCAAGGTGCAGGCGCTGCTCGAACAGGCCGACGGCACGCTGCAGTCGGTACCGTTCGAGACCACTGGAGAGCCGCCGAATGAGCCCTGA
- a CDS encoding farnesyl diphosphate synthase: MSPERVLEQAPPEAAVAAARARSEQVLAAWLERSPGVSAALDEALRYSVLGSGKRLRPVLVYLAGQALGAQTDALDPAAAALEMIHAYSLVHDDLPAMDDDDLRRGRPTVHRAFDEPLAILAGDALQTLAFEVLASREHPRLAALVTTLAQAAGRDGMAAGQAIDLAAVGTPLDLAALQAMHQHKTGALIRAGVRLGALVAVAESDPRVAALDRYAAAIGLAFQIHDDVLDVTGDTQTLGKTSGADAHRDKPTYPALLGLERAQARARELLDEALAALAPLGDAGAPLAWLARFMIDRDH; encoded by the coding sequence ATGAGCCCTGAGCGCGTGCTCGAACAGGCGCCGCCGGAAGCCGCCGTCGCCGCCGCGCGGGCGCGCAGCGAGCAGGTGCTGGCGGCCTGGCTGGAGCGCTCGCCGGGGGTGTCGGCGGCACTCGACGAGGCGCTGCGCTACAGCGTGCTCGGCAGTGGCAAGCGGCTGCGCCCGGTGCTGGTCTATCTCGCCGGACAGGCGCTGGGGGCGCAGACCGATGCGCTCGACCCCGCCGCCGCCGCGCTGGAAATGATCCACGCCTACTCGCTGGTTCACGACGATCTGCCGGCGATGGACGACGATGACCTGCGCCGCGGCCGGCCCACGGTGCACCGCGCCTTCGACGAGCCGCTGGCGATCCTCGCCGGCGACGCCCTGCAGACGCTGGCCTTCGAGGTGCTCGCCTCGCGCGAGCATCCGCGCCTCGCCGCGCTCGTCACTACCCTGGCCCAGGCCGCCGGCCGTGACGGCATGGCGGCGGGGCAGGCGATCGATCTTGCCGCGGTGGGCACACCGCTCGACCTCGCCGCGCTGCAGGCGATGCACCAGCACAAGACCGGTGCGCTGATCCGTGCCGGGGTACGTCTGGGGGCGCTGGTGGCGGTGGCCGAGAGCGACCCGCGGGTAGCGGCGCTCGACCGCTACGCCGCGGCCATCGGGCTGGCGTTTCAGATCCACGACGACGTGCTCGACGTCACCGGCGATACCCAGACCCTGGGCAAGACCTCGGGCGCCGATGCGCACCGCGACAAGCCGACCTATCCTGCGCTGCTGGGGCTGGAGCGCGCCCAGGCGCGGGCCCGCGAGCTCCTCGACGAAGCCCTCGCGGCGCTGGCGCCGCTGGGTGACGCGGGCGCGCCGCTGGCGTGGCTGGCCCGTTTCATGATCGATCGCGATCACTGA